A part of Paramisgurnus dabryanus chromosome 15, PD_genome_1.1, whole genome shotgun sequence genomic DNA contains:
- the LOC135782907 gene encoding paraneoplastic antigen Ma1 homolog, translating to MESLSHSDFQEILTAWCDEVLIDKSHALVLVGVSAAEEVAHIEEITESVKVWGRVRVRATKTDPNSHKQLVLCETREVVNPALVPVELLSAAGEEPWKVVVYMEKVPSSTEFAEKLAMFLAGEGKSLTDVQALLSSQGPSASSPEAIIRAVGDLLEKTGKPSNTDNVYRRLRIFSGTVPTPPGEETLDGWIDQARMMIAECECSEKEKRRRVVESLKGSALEIIKAVRFSNPEASVLQYIEALESTFGTSESGEDLYFAFRLLRQCPGEALSDFLRRMDKALNKVVQKGGVSLQMVDRVRVEQLIRGAVESDLMLLQLRLRERKTKPPTFLTLLNEIREAEENEAVRKKIRATVKSVHSQEDDKISFSIVKELKAEIKDLATRIGQGPSKTSAASMRMESEPTSTKAHVETSRDLEVHSLKEQIQQLQQKISVMSVAHNQLCEQTQRQSSFMPRTRKDRARPPQEDFFCYRCGEDGHIATKCQAPENLTKVIQKLVRSLRKAKCDRKEMSNDSAKTENSDCFSKKSQIDALETACLP from the coding sequence ATGGAGTCACTTAGTCATTCAGATTTTCAAGAGATACTCACTGCGTGGTGTGATGAGGTTCTCATTGACAAATCACATGCCCTAGTGTTGGTGGGTGTGTCTGCAGCTGAGGAGGTAGCACATATTGAAGAAATCACAGAGTCAGTAAAAGTGTGGGGAAGAGTACGTGTTAGAGCTACTAAGACAGACCCAAATTCACATAAACAGCTCGTATTGTGTGAGACCCGAGAGGTAGTTAATCCTGCTCTTGTGCCTGTTGAACTGTTGTCTGCTGCTGGGGAAGAACCGTGGAAAGTAGTAGTATACATGGAAAAGGTACCTTCCTCTACTGAATTTGCTGAAAAACTTGCCATGTTTTTAGCAGGTGAAGGAAAGTCATTGACTGATGTGCAAGCTCTTCTGTCTTCCCAAGGTCCTAGTGCTAGTTCTCCAGAGGCTATCATTCGTGCAGTGGGGGATCTGTTAGAGAAAACAGGTAAACCATCCAACACTGATAATGTTTACAGAAGGCTGCGCATTTTTTCTGGTACTGTTCCTACACCACCAGGAGAAGAAACCTTAGATGGTTGGATTGATCAAGCCCGAATGATGATTGCAGAATGCGAATGCTCTGAGAAGGAAAAAAGGCGTAGAGTTGTGGAGAGCTTAAAAGGGTCAGCACTTGAGATAATCAAAGCAGTACGATTTTCTAATCCTGAAGCTAGTGTTTTACAATACATAGAGGCACTGGAAAGTACCTTTGGTACTTCTGAGTCAGGAGAAGATCTGTATTTTGCGTTCCGCCTGTTAAGACAATGTCCTGGTGAAGCCTTATCAGATTTTCTGCGCAGGATGGACAAAGCGTTGAACAAAGTAGTCCAAAAAGGTGGAGTGTCTCTGCAAATGGTGGATCGTGTCAGGGTTGAGCAATTAATTAGAGGTGCAGTGGAGTCAGATCTGATGCTTCTCCAACTGAGGCTTAGAGAGAGAAAAACTAAACCACCAACCTTTTTGACTCTCTTGAATGAGATTAGAGAAGCTGAGGAGAATGAAGCTGTACGTAAGAAAATAAGAGCTACTGTAAAGTCTGTACACAGTCAGGAGGATGACAAAATAAGCTTTTCAatagtgaaagagttaaaagcagAGATTAAGGATCTGGCAACCAGGATAGGACAGGGACCTTCAAAGACGTCAGCTGCTTCTATGAGGATGGAGTCTGAGCCTACTTCTACAAAAGCACATGTGGAAACGTCTCGTGATCTGGAGGTACACTCTCTGAAAGAACAAATCCAACAATTACAGCAGAAAATTAGCGTTATGAGTGTAGCACATAATCAGCTGTGTGAGCAGACTCAAAGACAATCCAGTTTTATGCCAAGGACACGGAAAGATAGAGCTAGACCCCCTCAGGAAGACTTTTTCTGTTACAGATGTGGAGAAGATGGGCACATTGCCACTAAGTGCCAAGCTCCTGAGAACTTGACAAAAGTGATCCAAAAGCTGGTCAGGTCACTAAGGAAAGCTAAGTGTGACAGAAAGGAAATGTCAAATGACAGTGCAAAGACTGAAAACTCTGATTGTTTCTCAAAGAAAAGCCAGATTGATGCTTTGGAAACTGCTTGTCTCCCTTAA